The Natrinema sp. DC36 genome includes the window AATCCGTTCCGACGCTCCCGGACGGAGAGAGTCGCGAGTTCGTCGAGCAGGTCACGGACGGCGAGTCGGCAGTGGACTCCGTGTGCAGGTTCGGTTCCGAGGGCGTTACCGGAAACGTCTTCGTTTCCGGCTCGTTCGATCCCGGTGCGGTCGACGCCGACCTCGAGTCGGCGGCCGGCGCGTTCGGGATCTTCGAGCGCGACGACGTCTCGATCGCCGTCTCCGGGGAGACGGTCGTCGTAAGCCCCGCCGACGGCGCGGATCTCGAGGCGATCCTCGCGGCGGGCGTCGAGGGAACCGATCGCCGAATCGATGCGCACGGGAATTTCGCGCAGTTGACCGAGCGAGTCGGCGACAGCGCCTTCCTGTGGGGCGAATACGAGGGCAGTGATGACGGTGCCGGGGCCGCCTTCTCGTGGACGTTCGGTGCCGAGACGACGACGTATTCGACGATCGCCGTCTATACTGACGCCGATGAGACGGACGAGTTCGAGGAATCGTTCGCGGACCAGCCCGACGACGTGACGGTCGAAACGGACGGCAACGTCGGTATCGCGACGAAAACGATCCCGAGCGAGGAATACGAGTATCAGGACCTGTTCGCCGAACGCGGAAGCCAACCGACGGAACCGTACGCGGGGGTGAGCCTCGATACCAATCGGAAACCGAACGCGGTCGTCGTGACGTATCACTCCAGCGGCACCGCCGATCGAGTCGAGGTGCGCGACGAGAGCGGGGTCCGCGTCGAGTTGACCGAGGTCGGCCAGGCCGAGACGATCGAGTACGAGTCCGGTACGTCGGCGACGATCACCGTCGTCGCCGTCGGAGACGGCGAGGAGAACGTCCTCATAACCGAACCCGTCTCGTTCTGAGAGGGGCTCCGCGAGCGATTGCGAGACGGGGATGGCGTGTAGAAACCGATGGCGAACCGATAGCGATCGGCCGGGCTACAGGATGATGCTCTTCTCGCGCATCATCGCGTGGATCGAGGCGTCGAGGCCTTCGCGGCCGATCCCCGAGTCCTTGTTGCCGCCGAAGGGGACGTCCCCGAGGCCGTGGCTCGGCGCGCCGTTGATCCGGACCGCGCCCGCATCGATGCGCTCTGCCATCCGCATCGCGCGTTTGTAGTCGTTCGTGAAGACTGCCGCGTCTAGCGCGAGGTCCGAGCCGTTGGCGATCTCGAGGGCCTCGGCCTCGTCTTCGAAGGTCGTGATCGCGGCGATGGGACCGAACTGTTCCTCGTCGACGATGCGGGCGTCGTGCGGGACGTTCGCGAGCAGCGTCGGTTCGAAGAACTGGTTGGCGAGTTCGTCCGGGACGCCCTCGGGGGCGCGTCGTTCGCCACCGCGGACGAGCTCGGCACCTTTCTCGAGGGCGTCCTCGACGAGCGTCTCCACCCAGTCGGCCTGGTCCTCGCTGATGAGCGGACCGAAGGCGGTGTCCTCGTCGAAGAGGTCGCCGGCCTGCCAGGCGTCCATCTGGCCGTCGATCAGGTCGACGAGGTCGTCGTGGATCGACTCGTGGGCGAGCACGCGCGAGATGGCCGAACAGCGCTGGCCGGCGTACTTGAAGGATCCTTTGGCGCAGTCGCCCGCGACGTCGGTGAGGTCTGCGTCGTCGAAGACGACCGCCGGAGCGTTGCCGCCGAGTTCCATGTGGAGGTTGACCATGCCGCTCTCGCGGGCAACGTGTTTGCCCGCGCCCGAGGAGCCGGTCATGGCGATCGCGTTGACGCGGTCGTCGCCGGCGAGCACGTCGCCGATCTCGCTGGCCTCACCGGGGACGAAGTTGAACGCGCCGTCCGGGATTCCGTCGACGTTGGCGATGACGTCGGCGAGGATCGCCGCGGAGATGGGCGTCTTGCTGGCGGGCTTGAGCAGCACGCTGTTACCGGCCGCTATCGCGGGCGCGACCTGTAACGCCGTCGTCGCCAACGGATAGTTGTAGGGCGTGATACAGAGGACGGCACCGATCGGCTCGTGCTTGACGATCGCCTGCCACCCCTCGTGGCCCGCCGTCGATCCCTCGCGATACTCGCCCGTGCTGACGACGTTGCGCGCTTCCTCGGCCGCTCGGTCGAAGCGCTCGGCCGCCTGTCCGACCTCGCCACGAGCCGACGAAATCGGTTTCCCCGCCTCGCGGACGATGACCTCCGCGAGCTCCTCCTCGCGCTCGCGCAGGCCCTCGGCGATCGCCTCGCACCACGTCGCGCGCTCGACGACCGTCGTCTCGCGCATCTCTGGTTTGATCTCGTGGGCGGCCGCGAGCGCTTCACGGGCCTCCGTGGGTCCTGCTGCGGCGATCTGCGCGAAGGTTCCGCCCTCGGCGAGGTCCGATACCGACAGTACGTTCTCGGTCTCGAGCCACTCGCCGCCGACGTAGAGCCGCTCTCGTCGCTGTGCGATTCTGGTTGCCATAGTCGTCCCTTGGAGCGCATCACTGAAAATGTTTACTCAGACTCGAAAAAACAAAGAGTATATTGATGGTGTCGTTTGGTAACAGGTACTGACTTCAGACGAATAAATCACCGCTCATCGAGAACTAGTCTTTAGGTATGCCAAAGAAATGTTCACTCAGGGGAAGGCTTTATGTGGAATGCGCGCCTACTCAGGAGTAGGATGAGTACTCAAAAGACCGTCCGCCAATCGGCAGACAGTGTCGAAGAGAACGCGCTTCGCCTCGATCAGGAAAAGTCCGAGCAGATCGTCGACGCGTTGAACACGGAGCTGGCCAACTCCTACGTCCTCTACCACCAGCTGAAGAAACACCACTGGGTCGTCGAGGGCGCGGAGTTCCTGCCGCTCCACGAGTTCCTCGAGGAGGCCTACGAACACGTCGAGGAAGGTGCCGACGTGATCGCCGAGCGAGCGCAGGCGCTGGGCGGCGTCCCCGTTTCGGGCCCGTCGAACCAGGAGGACCGCGCCACCGTCGAGTTCGAGGGCGAGGACGTCTACGACGTCCGAACGATGTTCGAGAACGACCTCGAGATCTACGGCGACATCATCGAGTCGATGCGCGGCAGCATCGAGCTCGCCGATAACCTGGGCGATCCAGCAACCGCCGAGATCCTCCGGGAAATCCTCGTCACGCTCGAGGAAGACGGCCACCACTTCGAGCACTACCTCGAGGACGACACGCTAGTGCTCGAGGAAGCGACCCACTGAGACGGTCTGCTGTCACTGATCGGGACACCCGCGACCCGCCACGGGTGCGCCGAAACCGACTGACAGTCGTCCGTATGAGAGATCGAGCACGAAACCGTGTCGACGATCGACTAGCGGAAATCGCTTTATCGCAGCACGAGAGAAAGGGCGCTCGCGGCGCGATACTGTCGCACCGATCGAGACCTCGAGTGGCGACGCGATTAGCGCTCGAGGTCGACGGCCAGATCCGTCGCGATCCAGCCGTCGCAGTTGTCTCGTTCGGTAAAGACGATCTTTCCGGGGCGGGTCTCGTGACTCGTCACGACCGCCGGCGGCTCCTCGACTGTTTCGTCGCGTTCAGGGTCCTCCCTGCGAGCGGGCGCGTCCATTACGTGGACTTAGGTGAGCCTAAATCTAAAAAGGTTTTGGTCGACCTAGGATACTGAGAGCTGATAAGTTTCGGAATCGATCCGTGATTCGCGCACGTGAGTGTCAACCCTGTGAGGTCTACCTGCGCGGAAATAACATCTTTTTTCCCGATGCGACGAAATTTCCATCATATGAGTTCACACGAGAACCGCTCACAGGGAGCAATGGGTCTGCGCGGACGGAACCTGATCGCTCACCTGTTCGACGTCGACACCGAACGCGTCGAGTCGCTGAGCTGGCCCCTCGGCAGCCGCGTAACCGTCGACGCCGGCGCGGAGTCGCTCTTTCGGCTCGCACACCGACGCTCCGCCCGAACCGTGACCGCGTTCGAAGTGACCGACTACACGTGCATCCTCCGCCTTCGAACGCCCGTCGGTCGCGAGAAGTTTTACGGGCTCGCCAACGCCGATATCTCGCCCGGTCCGACCGGGACCGACTGGGTTCGGACGGACTGAGACGTTCTGGTTTCATTGCGCTCCACGTGGAGCGCTCGCGTATGGATTACGACGTCGTTCAGGGCGATATCGCCGGACAATCCGCCGATGCGCTCGTCAACGCCGCCGGTACGAGCCTCCGGATGGGCTCCGGCGTCGCCGGCGCGCTCCGACGCGGTGCGGGCGACGGGATTAATGAAGCGGCGATGGAGAAGGGACCCGTCGACCTCGGCGCGGTCGCGGTCACCGACGCCTACGATCTCGACGCCGAGTGCGTCATCCACGCCGCCGCGATGCCCCACTACGGTGACGGCGAAGCGACCGCTTCGAGCATTCGTACTGCCACGCGCAACGCCCTCGAGAAAGCAGAGGAACTGGACTGCCAGTCGCTCGTGATTCCGGCGCTGGGCTGTGGCGTCGCCGGATTCGATCTCGCCGACGGCGCTGCGATCATCGGCGGGGAGATCGCGGCGTACGAGCCCGATTCGCTCGAGGACGTGCGGTTCATCGCCTATAGCGACGAGGAGTTCGAGACCGTCAGGGAAGCGACGGGCGAAACCGGGTAGTCGAGGACCGGAGACGGAGACCCCCGATCTGTGACTCGGTTGTGGCCGCGATCGCCGCCGTGGTATCGTCCCGTAAAACGAGCCCGACCCGACGCCTCGGACCGTGCAGCCGCGTTTCCAGGGATCAGGTCAGTGACAGCCCGCGAATCTCGACCGAATTCCCGTCCTCGACGCGGCCGATGAGCTGTCCGTCGGTCACCGCGACCAACGCTTCGGCGCGATCGCCCGGAAGCGCGACGACGAACCCGGTGCCCATGTTGAACGTCCGATGCATCTCCTCGTCGGTCACGTTGCCCTCCTCCTGGACGAACTCGAAGACCGGCTGAGCCGGCAGCGGATTCTCGATCACGTATTCGTGCTCGCCCATTCGCAGCAGGTTCGTCCAGCCGCCGCCCGTGACGTGGGCCGCCGCGCGAACCCCGTGCTCGCGCATCGGCTCGAGCAGATCCGTATAGATTCGAGTCGGCCGCAACAGTTCCTCGCCGATCGTCCGCTCCGGGTCCAGCGGGAACTCGTCGGTGTACTCGCGCTCGCGGGTCACCGCTTCGCGAGCGAGGGTCAACCCGTTCGAGTGAATCCCGTTCGAGGGGAAGCCGACCAGCACGTCGCCGACCTCGGCCTCGCCCTCGAAGATTTCGTCTTTGTCGGCCAGGCCGGCGCAGGTCCCCGCCAGATCGAACCCCTTCACGACCTCGGGCATGACCGCCGTCTCGCCGCCGAGCATCGTGAGATCGGCCTGCTCGAGGCCGACCGCGAGCCCCTCGCCGATCTGGTTCGTGAGCTCCTCGTCGGGCTCGTCGATTGCGAGGTAGTCGACGAACGCGACCGGTTCGACGCCCGCCGCGACGAGGTCGTTGACGTTCATCGCGATGCAGTCGATGCCGATCGTCGAGAAGTCCTCGATCGCTTCGGCGACCAACAGCTTGGTCCCGACGCCGTCGGTCGCCAGCGCGAGATACCGGTCGCCGATGTCGAGCAGGCCGGCGTACTCGGTCCGCAGGTCGCTGCCGAAGGCCTCGAGCAGCGCCGCGGTCGCGTCCTCGCTCGCGTCGATGTCGACGCCGCTCTCGGCGTACGTGAGTCGGTCCTCGTCGTCCGTATCGGTCATACTCGAACGACCTCTCGGCGCGAGCAAAAGGTCACCGGTCCGGCGGAGGGATCGACACTGTCGAAGTGAGCGCTCGAGGCGTTCGTCGGGAACGGGTTCGACCGGGTTTCAGAAGAGCCCGACGTAGAAGACGACGAATCCGGCCAACAACACGCTCGGAACGAACACCAGTGTGAAGACGCCCTTGTGCCACTCGAGGACCGATTTCCCGTCCAGCGGTCCGAACGGGATCATGTTGAACGCGGCCAGGAAGAGGTTGATCCAGATCCCCATCTGACCGATCACACCCAGTATTCCGGGCAGGATCATCAACGGGAGGAAGAGGAGTGCGAGCAGGAGATTCGTGACCGGTCCCGCGAGCGCGATCAGTCCGTTCTCTCGTTCGGTGATCTGACCGCGATGATAGACGGCCCCCGGTGCGGCGAAGAGGAAACCGACGAGCGCGCCCATAATTGCCAGAAAGAGCATCTGGTAATCCGCGCGAAACTCCGCGGTTTGGCCGTGTTCGATCGCGACGACCTTGTGTGCGATCTCGTGGAGCAGGAATCCCATGCCGACGGTGACGAGACTCAACACGACCATCTCCACGAACAGCGCGACGTTTCCGCCGCGATGGATCGGCTCGAACAGGAGTGCGAACGCGGCGCTGAGTGTGAGCCAGGCCACGGCGAGATCCCGCAGCTCCGCGTCGCTGAACGACAGTTCGGGATCGGAGTTTCGATCGGTTCGATAGCTCATTAGAACAGCCCCCGAAGTAATTCGAGACTGTTTCGGACGCCCTCGAGCAGCAGCCCCATCAGCGCGTCGACGCCGCCGATCTCGGGTGCCAGCCACGGCAACACGACGAACGGGAACAGCCCGGTCGCGATCATGCTCCCGATGTTCGTGAG containing:
- a CDS encoding metalloprotease; translation: MSYRTDRNSDPELSFSDAELRDLAVAWLTLSAAFALLFEPIHRGGNVALFVEMVVLSLVTVGMGFLLHEIAHKVVAIEHGQTAEFRADYQMLFLAIMGALVGFLFAAPGAVYHRGQITERENGLIALAGPVTNLLLALLFLPLMILPGILGVIGQMGIWINLFLAAFNMIPFGPLDGKSVLEWHKGVFTLVFVPSVLLAGFVVFYVGLF
- a CDS encoding aldehyde dehydrogenase family protein, yielding MATRIAQRRERLYVGGEWLETENVLSVSDLAEGGTFAQIAAAGPTEAREALAAAHEIKPEMRETTVVERATWCEAIAEGLREREEELAEVIVREAGKPISSARGEVGQAAERFDRAAEEARNVVSTGEYREGSTAGHEGWQAIVKHEPIGAVLCITPYNYPLATTALQVAPAIAAGNSVLLKPASKTPISAAILADVIANVDGIPDGAFNFVPGEASEIGDVLAGDDRVNAIAMTGSSGAGKHVARESGMVNLHMELGGNAPAVVFDDADLTDVAGDCAKGSFKYAGQRCSAISRVLAHESIHDDLVDLIDGQMDAWQAGDLFDEDTAFGPLISEDQADWVETLVEDALEKGAELVRGGERRAPEGVPDELANQFFEPTLLANVPHDARIVDEEQFGPIAAITTFEDEAEALEIANGSDLALDAAVFTNDYKRAMRMAERIDAGAVRINGAPSHGLGDVPFGGNKDSGIGREGLDASIHAMMREKSIIL
- the dpsA gene encoding DNA starvation/stationary phase protection protein DpsA codes for the protein MSTQKTVRQSADSVEENALRLDQEKSEQIVDALNTELANSYVLYHQLKKHHWVVEGAEFLPLHEFLEEAYEHVEEGADVIAERAQALGGVPVSGPSNQEDRATVEFEGEDVYDVRTMFENDLEIYGDIIESMRGSIELADNLGDPATAEILREILVTLEEDGHHFEHYLEDDTLVLEEATH
- a CDS encoding macro domain-containing protein, whose translation is MDYDVVQGDIAGQSADALVNAAGTSLRMGSGVAGALRRGAGDGINEAAMEKGPVDLGAVAVTDAYDLDAECVIHAAAMPHYGDGEATASSIRTATRNALEKAEELDCQSLVIPALGCGVAGFDLADGAAIIGGEIAAYEPDSLEDVRFIAYSDEEFETVREATGETG
- the purM gene encoding phosphoribosylformylglycinamidine cyclo-ligase, with amino-acid sequence MTDTDDEDRLTYAESGVDIDASEDATAALLEAFGSDLRTEYAGLLDIGDRYLALATDGVGTKLLVAEAIEDFSTIGIDCIAMNVNDLVAAGVEPVAFVDYLAIDEPDEELTNQIGEGLAVGLEQADLTMLGGETAVMPEVVKGFDLAGTCAGLADKDEIFEGEAEVGDVLVGFPSNGIHSNGLTLAREAVTREREYTDEFPLDPERTIGEELLRPTRIYTDLLEPMREHGVRAAAHVTGGGWTNLLRMGEHEYVIENPLPAQPVFEFVQEEGNVTDEEMHRTFNMGTGFVVALPGDRAEALVAVTDGQLIGRVEDGNSVEIRGLSLT